A region from the Myxococcales bacterium genome encodes:
- a CDS encoding OmpA family protein, translated as DPDNDQDGVLDAEDKCPTAPGAVEDQGCPKSVRMDEEKGQIIILERVEFATGKDRILKKSHALLQEVYNTLKVNPQIKRLRVEGHTDDRGADKFNMKLSKGRARSVMTWLIQAGADPSRVEAYGCGEARPIDTNKTKDGRQANRRVEFHIVDPAPSAGARSSEGCELVEDLN; from the coding sequence GGATCCCGACAATGACCAGGACGGTGTGCTGGATGCCGAGGACAAATGTCCAACAGCGCCAGGCGCAGTCGAGGACCAAGGATGTCCCAAGTCCGTGCGTATGGACGAAGAAAAGGGTCAGATCATCATCTTAGAGCGGGTGGAGTTTGCCACGGGCAAAGACCGCATCTTGAAGAAGAGCCATGCTCTGCTTCAGGAGGTCTACAACACCCTCAAGGTCAATCCGCAAATCAAGCGTTTGCGGGTAGAAGGCCACACCGATGATCGCGGTGCCGACAAGTTCAACATGAAACTGTCGAAAGGTCGTGCACGCAGCGTCATGACGTGGCTCATCCAGGCGGGCGCTGATCCCTCTAGGGTGGAGGCGTACGGCTGCGGCGAAGCACGTCCCATCGATACCAACAAGACCAAGGATGGACGTCAGGCCAACCGACGGGTGGAGTTCCACATCGTCGATCCGGCTCCATCGGCGGGAGCGAGGTCATCGGAGGGCTGCGAGCTGGTTGAGGATCTTAACTAG
- a CDS encoding RNA pseudouridine synthase produces the protein MSEVLKVHAAHRLKEPFVVYRAADFLVLSKPAGMLSTGVDTSETLLDAAHRLDPEAVQLHATSRLDRQVSGLVTFARTDRGNRHLLLERAQGRYERRYLGLVLRSDAEIARHGRWTWPIGIDPNRPKQRRTWQEGEAPLPGLKPAETGYQIRATHASLSVLLLTPHTGRTHQLRLHAAAAGMPLLGDVPYGGKRDVVLCDGRVVGAARVMLHCMRISFTLNDGRDLVLSLGIPDDMQEIWRSTGGEPLTANLD, from the coding sequence ATGTCCGAGGTTTTAAAGGTTCATGCGGCACACCGTCTCAAGGAGCCCTTCGTTGTCTATCGAGCGGCTGATTTTTTGGTGTTGAGCAAGCCGGCGGGCATGCTCAGCACCGGCGTTGATACGAGTGAGACCCTGTTAGATGCGGCGCATCGCCTGGATCCTGAGGCGGTTCAGTTGCATGCCACCTCGCGGTTAGACCGCCAAGTGAGCGGCCTCGTCACATTTGCCCGCACGGATCGGGGCAACCGGCATCTTCTTCTTGAGCGCGCCCAAGGCCGTTACGAGCGTCGCTATCTGGGATTGGTGCTGCGCTCGGACGCTGAGATTGCGCGTCACGGGCGCTGGACCTGGCCTATTGGTATCGACCCCAATCGCCCTAAGCAGCGGCGGACTTGGCAGGAGGGCGAGGCGCCCTTGCCGGGCCTTAAGCCCGCTGAGACGGGATACCAGATACGTGCCACGCACGCGTCGCTCAGCGTCCTCCTGCTCACGCCACACACGGGGCGCACCCATCAATTGAGGCTGCATGCGGCGGCTGCGGGGATGCCGCTATTGGGTGATGTCCCGTATGGCGGCAAGCGCGACGTTGTGCTGTGTGATGGACGCGTCGTAGGGGCAGCCCGGGTGATGCTGCACTGCATGCGCATCAGCTTTACCCTCAACGACGGCCGGGACCTTGTTCTCAGCCTCGGTATTCCCGACGACATGCAAGAGATATGGCGGAGCACGGGAGGCGAGCCGCTCACGGCGAACCTAGACTAA
- a CDS encoding tetratricopeptide repeat protein, whose amino-acid sequence MDQLSAHLDRGWDLASRGDFEGAWTSAQKTLELDDQCAEAHNLLGYIRAAQGEVEDALEHYRHAMDLDDSLIEAKLNAAEVLIHPLHDFDEAIELANDALDIARESDEIAEAMLLKIDALLHRGDAEHASRVAGGLPIGPFERAGLDFMVGRAKFEVGDLIGAEPLLRAAFEREKNNGDVLYVWGLFLRAQQKTQESLIWLLAAREADQRTPSWPWSLEPGAFRTRVDAALARLEESARAKIVDVAVIVADLPGAEVVTGGVDPRAGVHWDGCQDEPSESQSPSFLFVYQRNIERIAHGGGDVEDEILHCLEHLLASDSEPPSDLPQLPVASVLV is encoded by the coding sequence ATGGATCAACTCTCTGCACATCTGGACCGCGGTTGGGATCTCGCCAGCCGCGGGGACTTTGAGGGCGCATGGACCTCCGCCCAGAAAACCCTTGAACTCGATGATCAGTGTGCAGAAGCCCATAATCTTCTCGGGTACATTCGTGCCGCGCAAGGAGAGGTCGAAGACGCGCTTGAGCATTATCGGCATGCGATGGACCTCGATGATAGCTTGATTGAGGCCAAACTGAACGCTGCTGAGGTATTGATCCACCCGCTTCACGACTTCGATGAAGCCATCGAACTCGCCAACGACGCGCTTGACATCGCTCGAGAGTCGGACGAAATCGCGGAAGCAATGCTACTTAAGATCGATGCGCTATTGCATCGGGGAGACGCCGAGCACGCTTCCCGGGTCGCTGGGGGGCTGCCCATCGGCCCTTTTGAGCGAGCAGGTTTGGACTTTATGGTGGGCCGGGCCAAGTTTGAAGTCGGCGACTTGATCGGGGCCGAACCCCTTCTGCGGGCGGCCTTCGAACGAGAAAAAAACAACGGAGATGTGCTCTATGTATGGGGCCTTTTTCTGCGTGCCCAACAAAAAACCCAGGAATCGCTGATCTGGCTACTGGCTGCACGGGAGGCCGACCAGCGCACACCGAGTTGGCCTTGGTCGTTGGAGCCGGGAGCATTTCGCACCCGCGTCGATGCCGCGCTCGCGCGGCTCGAAGAAAGCGCGCGCGCCAAGATCGTCGATGTTGCGGTGATCGTCGCCGACTTACCCGGAGCCGAGGTGGTAACCGGCGGCGTGGATCCCCGAGCTGGTGTGCATTGGGATGGGTGCCAAGACGAACCCTCAGAATCGCAAAGCCCGTCCTTTTTGTTTGTGTATCAGAGGAACATAGAACGCATCGCGCACGGCGGCGGTGATGTCGAGGACGAAATCCTTCATTGCCTGGAGCACCTACTTGCCTCCGACAGCGAGCCGCCTTCCGATCTACCGCAGCTTCCTGTTGCCTCTGTCTTAGTCTAG
- a CDS encoding penicillin-insensitive murein endopeptidase, which translates to MPLRREKLPGTHIVGRGAEHLLAVCGLLHLGCLSVAPPKDAQGSWGAPSEGALLGGTALPNQGAGYVRARPDEPTRFGTERMVNALERAARIVAEHFEGTFPLKIGDLSSQEGGAHPRHGSHRSGRDADIIYYITDVKGHPHRGMGWLAFNRFGFAREQGGPQGKQGSGKTFFFDEARNWHLVRTLLSDPSIDVQWIFCSYGIKARLLSYAAIHEPDAGILFRAAWILHRPTNARSHSDHFHVRIMCSIEEHASGCLDTAPVWPWLRHRDDLRNWQADPVFGDQELISELMRDTSQR; encoded by the coding sequence ATGCCATTGAGGCGTGAAAAACTGCCAGGAACACATATTGTTGGCCGAGGGGCGGAACATCTGCTCGCCGTGTGTGGCTTGCTGCACTTGGGCTGTCTCAGCGTGGCTCCTCCGAAAGATGCGCAGGGCTCCTGGGGTGCGCCATCAGAGGGTGCGTTGCTTGGGGGCACCGCATTACCCAACCAGGGTGCGGGCTACGTGCGGGCAAGGCCTGATGAGCCAACGCGCTTTGGCACCGAGCGCATGGTCAATGCATTAGAGCGAGCGGCGCGTATTGTGGCTGAGCATTTTGAAGGCACCTTCCCGCTCAAAATCGGTGATTTATCGAGCCAAGAGGGAGGAGCGCACCCTCGACATGGCAGTCACCGCTCGGGACGCGACGCGGATATCATATATTATATCACGGATGTGAAGGGACATCCGCATCGCGGTATGGGATGGCTCGCGTTTAACCGTTTTGGATTCGCACGCGAGCAAGGGGGACCCCAAGGGAAACAGGGCAGCGGAAAGACTTTTTTCTTTGATGAGGCGCGAAACTGGCACCTGGTTCGCACTTTGCTGAGTGACCCGAGCATCGACGTGCAGTGGATCTTTTGTTCCTACGGGATAAAAGCGCGGTTGCTCAGCTATGCCGCCATTCACGAACCAGATGCTGGGATTCTGTTTCGTGCTGCCTGGATTCTGCACCGGCCCACCAACGCGCGATCCCACAGCGATCATTTTCACGTGCGAATTATGTGTTCCATTGAAGAGCACGCCTCGGGTTGCCTGGATACGGCTCCGGTATGGCCATGGCTAAGGCACAGAGATGATCTGCGGAACTGGCAGGCCGATCCCGTTTTTGGAGACCAAGAACTCATCAGCGAGCTCATGCGCGATACCTCCCAGCGCTAA
- the rpmB gene encoding 50S ribosomal protein L28, whose product MARQCQVTGKKPVRGNRVSHSNIKTPRRLLPNLQTKRFWHPTEHRWITLRISTSGIRNIEKRGLQTVLAELRRSRKV is encoded by the coding sequence GTGGCACGTCAATGTCAGGTCACCGGAAAAAAGCCCGTACGCGGTAACCGCGTGTCGCATTCTAACATCAAGACGCCGCGGCGCCTGCTTCCGAATCTGCAGACCAAGCGGTTCTGGCACCCGACCGAGCACCGTTGGATCACCCTAAGGATCAGCACGTCGGGCATTCGCAATATAGAGAAGCGCGGGCTACAAACCGTCCTGGCCGAGCTGCGCCGCAGCCGCAAAGTCTAG
- a CDS encoding prolipoprotein diacylglyceryl transferase, which translates to MLALYIPWIEIGPWNIPLPTGHKLPIHAFGILVATGVLVGAKIADWRAEKAGISPAVTSDAVSWVVILGFLLAHVLDVILYHPQRIAEDPWLLVKFWQGLSSYGGFLGGVLGLWLWCRKRKMSMMLMGEILAYGFLFGWVFGRLGCFTAHDHPGTVTTFFLAVDNYQVGEPPFEPRHDLGLYEALWAIATVGVFTWLDRKPRPTGFYFALLPMMYAPVRFFLDFLRLRPEQAPGRGDIRYLDLTPGQWASIGLFLVSVWLMYLVYTRPEPAVPAWAKLPADSQSKRKPRSRQTT; encoded by the coding sequence GTGCTTGCCCTTTACATTCCTTGGATTGAAATCGGCCCCTGGAACATACCGCTTCCGACAGGCCATAAACTCCCCATACATGCCTTCGGGATCTTGGTGGCCACCGGGGTACTCGTAGGAGCCAAGATTGCCGATTGGCGCGCGGAAAAAGCGGGCATCTCGCCCGCCGTAACTTCGGACGCTGTCTCTTGGGTAGTAATCTTGGGGTTTCTTCTCGCGCATGTTTTGGATGTGATTTTATATCATCCGCAGCGTATCGCCGAAGACCCCTGGCTGCTCGTGAAGTTTTGGCAAGGTCTGTCGTCTTATGGGGGGTTTCTGGGAGGGGTTTTGGGACTGTGGCTTTGGTGCCGCAAACGAAAAATGTCCATGATGCTCATGGGCGAAATTCTCGCTTACGGTTTTCTGTTTGGGTGGGTGTTTGGACGCTTAGGATGTTTCACGGCGCACGATCACCCTGGAACCGTGACCACCTTCTTCTTAGCGGTAGACAACTATCAGGTGGGTGAGCCGCCCTTCGAACCGCGCCACGACCTGGGCTTGTACGAAGCACTCTGGGCGATAGCTACCGTAGGAGTGTTTACCTGGCTCGATCGGAAGCCTCGACCGACCGGATTTTATTTTGCACTTCTACCGATGATGTACGCGCCGGTGCGCTTTTTTCTAGATTTCCTGCGGCTTCGGCCTGAGCAGGCGCCCGGGCGCGGCGATATCCGCTACTTGGACTTGACGCCCGGGCAATGGGCATCGATCGGGCTCTTTCTCGTGTCTGTATGGCTCATGTATCTGGTGTATACGCGTCCCGAGCCCGCCGTCCCCGCATGGGCTAAATTGCCCGCCGATTCGCAGTCAAAGAGAAAGCCTCGTTCCCGTCAAACGACGTAG
- the nth gene encoding endonuclease III, protein MTGEGGSPDAPAEKARRKAIHARLKFMLPHPRCELDFDSPWQLLVATILAAQSTDKGVNKVTPELFRRWPTPAKLARAPKPAVEVVIRPTGFYRNKAKAICGAARVVTEKYGGEVPKDMAALCTLPGVARKTANVVLGTAFGINAGMAIDTHASRVAKRLALTQKDDPVKIEMELCSQFPKRVWTALGHRLVLHGRYVCLARRPKCAECPINELCPSALSAPELAWRTRARAAEKTMLEQHRPTRPTH, encoded by the coding sequence ATGACCGGTGAAGGAGGCTCCCCAGATGCCCCAGCAGAAAAGGCACGCAGGAAAGCCATTCATGCGCGGTTGAAGTTCATGCTGCCGCACCCCCGGTGCGAACTCGATTTCGACTCTCCCTGGCAGTTGCTCGTCGCCACCATTCTGGCCGCGCAAAGCACCGATAAAGGCGTGAACAAGGTGACGCCCGAGCTCTTTCGAAGGTGGCCGACGCCCGCCAAACTGGCTCGAGCGCCAAAGCCCGCAGTCGAGGTGGTGATTCGTCCTACCGGTTTTTACCGCAACAAGGCCAAGGCCATCTGTGGGGCGGCGCGTGTGGTGACAGAGAAGTATGGCGGTGAGGTGCCAAAGGATATGGCGGCGCTTTGCACCTTGCCAGGGGTCGCACGAAAGACCGCCAATGTGGTGCTTGGAACAGCGTTTGGCATTAACGCGGGCATGGCGATTGATACCCATGCCAGCCGTGTTGCCAAACGCCTCGCACTCACTCAAAAAGACGATCCCGTCAAAATAGAAATGGAGCTATGCAGCCAGTTTCCCAAACGTGTCTGGACCGCGCTCGGTCACCGGCTCGTATTGCACGGTCGCTATGTGTGCTTGGCGCGGCGGCCGAAGTGCGCCGAATGTCCCATCAACGAGTTATGTCCCTCAGCACTTAGTGCTCCAGAACTCGCATGGCGGACTCGCGCCAGGGCTGCAGAAAAGACAATGCTCGAACAGCACCGGCCCACACGCCCCACGCATTGA
- the eno gene encoding phosphopyruvate hydratase encodes MPTLTQLHAREILDSRGNPTIEVEAHLSSGHGASAAVPSGASTGEHEAVELRDADPQRYMGKGVLGAVKNVNTTLNDALRGMPADDQRAIDTAMIELDGTPNKRKLGANAILGVSMAVARAAAGAQDKALWEYLGGDAEPLLPAPMMNIINGGVHADSGLEVQEFMIMPVGAPSFKEALRAGAETFHCLKALLRTKDLATSVGDEGGFAPRLKNNAQALEVISEAVAMAGYALGKDMGLALDCAASEFYDAKSRTYRFDGKARDVGELVDIYAGLVKDFPILSIEDGCSEDDWEGWKTLTERLGNDIQLVGDDLFVTNVARLRQGIDRGIGNSVLIKVNQIGTVTETLDTMSLATTHQYSNVISHRSGETEDTFIADLAVGTGAGQIKTGSLSRSERVAKYNRLLRIEEALGASVRYAGRSRLAPGRTRSS; translated from the coding sequence ATGCCAACGCTTACCCAACTGCATGCACGGGAAATCCTCGACTCACGCGGCAACCCAACGATTGAAGTTGAGGCCCACCTTAGCAGCGGCCACGGTGCCTCCGCGGCCGTTCCCTCGGGGGCCTCTACGGGAGAGCACGAGGCGGTAGAGCTGCGTGATGCCGATCCCCAGCGTTACATGGGCAAAGGAGTGCTTGGCGCCGTCAAAAATGTGAACACCACGCTCAATGATGCGCTAAGAGGCATGCCAGCGGACGACCAGCGCGCGATCGACACGGCGATGATCGAGCTTGATGGCACGCCCAATAAGCGCAAGCTCGGCGCAAATGCTATCCTGGGTGTCTCCATGGCCGTCGCGCGGGCTGCCGCGGGCGCTCAAGATAAGGCGCTCTGGGAATATCTGGGTGGCGATGCCGAGCCGCTCTTGCCCGCGCCCATGATGAACATCATCAACGGTGGCGTGCATGCCGATAGCGGGCTTGAAGTGCAGGAGTTCATGATCATGCCTGTGGGGGCTCCGAGCTTTAAAGAGGCCTTGCGCGCGGGCGCCGAAACTTTCCACTGTCTAAAGGCCTTGCTTCGGACGAAAGACCTTGCAACCAGTGTGGGCGACGAAGGCGGGTTTGCTCCGCGCTTGAAGAACAACGCCCAGGCCCTTGAAGTGATCTCAGAGGCGGTCGCTATGGCGGGATACGCGCTCGGCAAAGACATGGGCCTTGCACTCGATTGCGCTGCAAGTGAGTTTTACGATGCCAAGTCCCGCACCTACCGGTTTGACGGCAAAGCGCGCGACGTGGGCGAGCTGGTGGACATCTATGCTGGCTTGGTCAAGGATTTTCCCATCCTCTCCATCGAAGACGGATGCTCAGAGGACGATTGGGAGGGCTGGAAAACATTAACTGAGAGGCTGGGAAACGACATACAGCTCGTGGGCGACGACTTGTTCGTCACCAACGTAGCCCGGCTAAGGCAGGGCATCGACCGCGGCATAGGCAACTCCGTGCTCATCAAGGTCAATCAAATCGGGACGGTGACAGAGACGCTCGATACCATGTCACTCGCTACGACCCATCAGTATAGCAATGTGATTTCGCACCGAAGCGGCGAAACCGAGGATACGTTCATCGCTGATTTGGCGGTAGGCACAGGAGCGGGGCAAATAAAGACCGGATCGCTGTCAAGGTCGGAACGCGTCGCCAAATACAACCGACTGCTGCGGATTGAAGAAGCGCTTGGGGCATCCGTCCG